The Tepidisphaeraceae bacterium DNA window ATTGCGGAAAGCCTTGTTGCCCCCGCCGGCCGGGTCGTCACCGGGTTGCCAGTGGTTTCCGCTGGAGTAGACGGCCTGCGGGTTCGCTGCATCGGTGAAACCGGGAGTAGCGTCGGTCAGCTTCAGGATCGTCTTATCCCGATGTTGCCCCTGCAGCGTGAGGTGCGCCTCCCACAGGCCGTCCTTGGTCTTGGCGACCAGTGGCTGGCTGATGTCGTACACGCCCGCGGGGAAATAGAGCGTGCGGCCCGTGCCAACGTGGTCGCTTACCGCGCGCTGGAGGGCGTCGGTGTCGTCGCGGTCATCGTCGGGCGTGGCGCTGTAGGGCGGTAGGGTGACGTTGATCACCGCGTCGGCCGGGAACAGCTTGTCTTGCGCCACTACGGCCGCAGGCGCGAGCAGAACGGTCAGCGCGAGGGACTTCATGGGCTCGCCCCTGTCGGTAAAGCTGTAGGGGCGGGCCTCCGTGCCCGCCCGCGTTTATGCTCAGACGAAAGGGAGGGCAGGCACGGAGGCCTGCCCCTACGCTGCGATCAGTGGCCGATCTTCTTCAGGTAGTCATCGACGGCCAGCAGGCCGTCCAGCTCGGCGGCGTTCGTCGCCTTCAGCTTGATCAGCCAGCCCGCCTCATACGGGTCGCGGTTGACCAATCCGGGGTCGGCGTTCACGGCCTCGTTGATCTCGGTGACGGTCCCCGCGACGCCGGTGTACATGTCGCTGGTGGCCTTCACCGATTCCACCTCACCGAACCGGTCGCCCGCCTTGAACGTCTGGCCGACCTTCGGCAGCGCCACGTAGGTGATGTCCGTCAGCTCGTCGGCGGCGAATTGGGTGATGCCCAGCGTGACAACGTCGCCGGCGGGCTTGTGCCACTCGTGGGTCTGCAGGTACTTGCGGTCGGATGGGGTGTCAGACATAGGTTGCTCTTGTGGCACGGGTTTTCAACCCGTGAATTTTTGAAGTCATGCGAAGACACGGGTTGAAAACCCGTGCCACGTCAATCACGCTCGCTTGTAGAACGGCAGCTTCACCACCGTCGCTGCGTTCGTCGTGCCCTTCAGATCGACGGCCAGTTGCGTGCCCTCGGGGGTGTGGGCGGTGTCGACGTAGGCCATCGCGATGCTCTTCTGCACCGTGGGGCCGAAGGTGCCGCTGGTGACGATGCCGATGGTCTGCCCGTCGGCCGACAGCACCGGCGCATCTTGCCGAGCAATCCGGCGGCCTTCCAGTTCCAGGCCCACCAGCTTGCGCTTCGGGCCGTCGGTGGCGATCTGCCGTAGCGCCGCGGCGCCGATGAACTCCTTGTTCAGGTCCACCGCCCAGCTCAGGCTCGCGCTAATCGGGTCGATCGTCTCGTTCAGCTCGTGGCCGTACAGCGGCATGCCGGCTTCTAAGCGCAGCGTGTCGCGGGCGCCCAGGCCGGCGGGGCGCAGGGTGGCGCCTTCCTTGTCCTCCTTGCCGCCCAGCATCTTGATCGCCATCGGGGCCAGCTTGGCGGGGATGATCAGCTCGATGCCGTCCTCACCCGTATAGCCAGAGCGGAAGACGGTGTACTTGATCAGCATCATCAGCGTGCCGCTCTCGAACCCGTAGCGCTTCAGGTCCTTCACGGTCGGCAGGAACTCGCCCATGCGGTCGATGACCTTGGGCCCCTGAAGGGCGACCATCGCGGTGCTGTCGGTGTTGTCGACCATGTCGACGTCGAAGTCGCCGGCCTTGCGGACGGACTGGAAGTGCCGCACCAGCTTCTCGCGGTTGCTGGAGTTCACGACCATGATCCAGTTCTTCTTGTCCCTGCTGACGATCACGTCGTCCAGCACGCCGCCGGCCTCGTTGCAGACCAGGCTGTACCGGCTCTGGCCGACCGTCATGGCGGCGCAGTTGCGCGTCAGCACATGATCGAGGAAGCGGACGGCGTCCTTCCCGCTGAAGGCCAGGCGCCCCATGTGCGACACGTCGAAGATGCCGCCGCTCTTGCGCGTCTGCTCGTGCTCGTCGACGATCGAGCGGTAGAGGATCGGCATCTCCCAGCCGGCGAAATCGACCAGCTTGGCGTTCTTGCTCACGTGGAAATCGTAGAACGGGGTGCGCTTTAACATGAAGGGGCGACGGTATCGGGGGGTGGGGGAAGCGTCAAGGAAAG harbors:
- the gcvT gene encoding glycine cleavage system aminomethyltransferase GcvT; amino-acid sequence: MLKRTPFYDFHVSKNAKLVDFAGWEMPILYRSIVDEHEQTRKSGGIFDVSHMGRLAFSGKDAVRFLDHVLTRNCAAMTVGQSRYSLVCNEAGGVLDDVIVSRDKKNWIMVVNSSNREKLVRHFQSVRKAGDFDVDMVDNTDSTAMVALQGPKVIDRMGEFLPTVKDLKRYGFESGTLMMLIKYTVFRSGYTGEDGIELIIPAKLAPMAIKMLGGKEDKEGATLRPAGLGARDTLRLEAGMPLYGHELNETIDPISASLSWAVDLNKEFIGAAALRQIATDGPKRKLVGLELEGRRIARQDAPVLSADGQTIGIVTSGTFGPTVQKSIAMAYVDTAHTPEGTQLAVDLKGTTNAATVVKLPFYKRA
- the gcvH gene encoding glycine cleavage system protein GcvH, yielding MSDTPSDRKYLQTHEWHKPAGDVVTLGITQFAADELTDITYVALPKVGQTFKAGDRFGEVESVKATSDMYTGVAGTVTEINEAVNADPGLVNRDPYEAGWLIKLKATNAAELDGLLAVDDYLKKIGH